One window of Bos indicus isolate NIAB-ARS_2022 breed Sahiwal x Tharparkar chromosome 18, NIAB-ARS_B.indTharparkar_mat_pri_1.0, whole genome shotgun sequence genomic DNA carries:
- the LOC109572167 gene encoding metallothionein-4: protein MDSGECTCMSGGTCACGDNCKCTTCSCKTCRKSCCPCCPPGCAKCARGCICKGASDKCSCCP, encoded by the exons ATGGACTCCGGGGAATGTACCTGCATGTCTG GAGGAACCTGTGCCTGCGGAGACAACTGCAAATGCACAACTTGCAGCTGTAAAACGTGTCGAAAAA GCTGCTGTCCTTGCTGCCCCCCGGGCTGTGCCAAGTGTGCCCGGGGCTGCATCTGCAAAGGGGCATCAGACAAATGCAGCTGCTGCCCCTGA